GGGCTTCGGAGATTTCTTCGCAATCCAGGAACGAGTTGTACAGGTCGCCCAGGTCGCCCGGCTCTTTGGTCACGGCGATCTGCTTGGTCAGGCCTGCACCCAGGGAGTCGGTACGCGCAACGATGACACCGTTGTCGATGCCCAGCTCGAGGAATGCGTAACGTACGGCAGCGATCTTGGCGAGGAAGTCAGCGTGCGGGACGGTGACTTTGCCGTCCTGGTGGCCGCACTGCTTCTCGTCGGAAACCTGGTTCTCGATCTGGATGCAGCAAGCGCCTGCTTCGATCATGCGCTTGGCCAGCAGGTAGGTGGCTTCCGGGTTGCCGAAGCCGGCATCGATGTCGGCGATGATCGGCACGATGTGGGTTTCGTAGTTGTCGATCTGGCTTTGAATTTCGTTCGCCTTGGCGGTGTCGCCGGCTTCACGAGCGGCATCCAGCGCGGTGAACAGCAGGTCCAGCTCACGGCTGTCAGCCTGGCGCAGGAAGGTATACAGCTCTTCGATCAGGTCGGAAACAGCTGTCTTCTCGTGCATCGACTGGTCCGGCAGCGGTCCGAATTCGGAGCGCAGCGCGGCAACCATCCAGCCCGACAGGTAGAGGTAGCGCTTGTTGGTGGTCTTCAGGTGCTTTTTGATGGAAATCAGCTTCTGCTGGCCGATGAAACCATGCCAGCAGCCCAGTGATTGGGTGTAGACAGACGAGTCAGCGTCGTACTCGGCCATGTCTTTGCGCATGATGTCGGCGGTGTATTGAGCAATTTCCAGACCGGTCTTGAAACGGTTCTGAGCGCGCATGCGAGCGACGGATTCAGGGTTGATAGCGCTCCAGCTGCTTCCAGCTGCTTCTTTCAGAGCGGCAACGGCCTTGATGTCGTTTTGATAAGCGGACATGGTCAATCCTTCAAAAAATACGTGGTTGGTTGAGCACCGACTTTCCCACTTGAACCTGCATGCTTCCGCTGATGATGCGGGCAACACGCGGCGGAGCGTCGAAATACCGACCGAGACGAGGATTGAACCGAGGAGAGGAGGGTGTGCAGTTACGACCGCTAGAAGGCTTGAGCGGGCTGCGGAATGGTCGTGGCATTCCGTCATCTGCGGCGTGGCGCCATGGATGACTCAGCGTACTGGCATCTTCGAGCTGTGCGTCAATCGCTTCCCCGTCCCTCAGGACGACTCGTTCCAGTCGCAACCTCGTCAGTCCGCCTTGTGGGCAGTACAGTCACGGAACGGCTCTGCTGGTTGGCTGAGCGCGATCCGGAGGCCCTTGCCAGGGCCCCTGGTTAGCGGGAGCGGGGCCATAATGCGCTGGAGGAACTGGTTCGTCAAATGTTTTGTAGTGGTTTTTTTTCAGCACTACATATTTTTACAGGGCGGCGATTCGTCAACCTTGGCTAATCAAGCGTGTCGACTTTTATCCGTAGCGAGTAATCCTGGCGGCCTTGGGTAGAGTACCGTCGCAGGGTCCCGCTCTGGTTTGCACTCGCGCTTTCGTCTACGCCGCCGAGCGAAATCCATTCTCCCAGTCGACCGCTGACCCGGGTATCGGCCTCCTGAATATCGATGGCGCCGGGGAGGGTCTGACTCATGCGATCTTGGTGGCTGCTGATATCCACCTGTACCCGATCTCCGTGGACGGTTGCAGTGGCATAGAAGCCGCGCGTGACGTTACGGTATTGGGTTTGCTGATAGATCTGGCCGTAGCCATCGGTGCCGCTTGTGGTCAGTGGCACGCTTTGGCCGACCTGAATCAGGGCCGGATATCCCTCGGTTGCCTGAACGTGTTGAACGCCGCTGCCCTGACTACTGGTGCTACGGCGAATGATGCGGACCTGATCGCGGCCGTTCTGCTCGCCGCGCCCGGTCTGGATTTCAACATTGCCGGCCCGCGCTGAGCCGTCAACGCTGTAACCGCTGTCATTTCCGGTCGCCGTGTTTTGCGTATCGACGCTGATAAGCAGTCTTCGCGGTTCGTTATCGAGCTGAGACAGTACGTCGCGCAGTTCGCTGATCACCGAGGCGGGCGCATTGACGATCAGTTGATTGCCATAGGCATTGACCTTGCCCTGGTCGCCTACAACGGATTGGGCGATGGGCAGCACGTCCTCGGCCATGCGGTAGTTCAGCGGGATCACTTCGGTGGCTGCCTGCAAGGACAGACTGGTGACTAATGCAAGGCCAGCGAGCAGGTGGCGAGTCATATCAAGAAGCTCCGCAGGTCGGGGTCGGACAGGCTATGGTCCCAGGCGGTATCGAATTGTCTTAGCAGTTGGCGGGCACGGCCTGGATCGCTGTACAGCGCATAACCGTTCGGTTGGTCGGGCGTAGGGCGAACCAGCGCGCCGCAATTATCCGCGATGACAAAGGCGGCTAGCTGCGTTGGGTGGTCGGGGTGGCATTTGCGAATCTCCATGTTGCTGCTCAACCGGCGTGCCAGGCCGAGCAGCCGGTGGCCGTTCTTGACAGCGCGCGAGGAATCATCGAGCAGCACGCGCAGGCGATTGCGCGGGTGCGCCAGGAGAAACCGCAAGCAGGCCTGTTGAATGCTGCTGTGGTTGTACAGCAGGGGTTCGAAGTCGGGGCTGTACAAGCTCAAGCTTCGCTGTGCCTGGCCGAGCAAGGTGAGGGCGTGTCGGCGCGCACCGTCGGCGGTTTCGAAGCGTTGTATCCCCGGCGTTTCACCCAGAACGAAAGGTGCGGCCTGCCACGGCTCGGTTGGGGGCTGTATGGCAGGCGGATTGTCGATCTCGAAGCGACCCGGCGATAGGAACTCGATAGCGGCCAGTTCAGGGGCAGCGTCCGAGCGATCCGAGTCGTCAATGCTCATCGCATGCTCAACTGCTTTTACGGAGCATGTCGACATGAGGCAGGCCCGCCTCCAGGAACTCATCGCTGACCACCTCGAAGCCGAGCCGTTCGTAGAAGGCGGTCGCGTGTACCTGGGCAGTGAGGCGCTGTTCGTTGAGGCCACGACGTTCGGCCTCCTGAATCACCGCTTTCATCAGCGCGCCGCCGACGTGCATGCCGCGCCAGTCACGTAGCACGGAAACTCGGCCGATATGCCCGTCGCTGAGTAGCCGGGCCGTACCGATGGGATAGCCGCTTTCAAGTGCGAGGAAATGAACGGCCTCGGCATCGTCCGCATCCCACTCCAGCTCGGGGGGAACGGATTGTTCGGCAATGAACACGGTTTCGCGAATCCGACGCAGGTCGGCGTTGTCCCGTTGCCAGTCGGCGATGCGAACTTCTATTTCACTCATCAGCGAACTCCAGACTTCCCTGTTTGACCAATTGCCACATCAGATTACGCCCATCCTCATCACCCAGCCAGGCAGCGAGGTTCTCGGCGTGCAGTGCATCTGCGGAGCAGATCAGCTTTAGCAGCTCGCGCAGGTGGCCCGGCAGCAGTCTGCTTTGGCCGCTGGCAAAGAGTAGCAAGCCAATGTCGACTTCGCTCCAAGCGAGGCGAGCGCTGAGATTGCGCACCAGGATGGCGCCGTCGTCGAGCGCTGAAAGCAATTCCTGCTCGTCGATATCGGGACCCTGCACGCGTTCCGGATAACGCGGCTCGGTCATGAATTGACCAAACCAGGTGAGCAGTAACCGCTCGTCACCCATATGCTCGGCGAGCATGGCGCGAAGGCGCACCAGTGCGTCGCTCTGGATCTGGTGCGGGTCCTCAGCGGGTGTCAGATCGGCGTCGCTGTAGCGCTCTTCATCCGGCAGGAACTGGGCGAGGAAGTCCGTGAAGTGAGTCAGGACCTCTGCTGCGCTAGGTGCTCGGAAGCCCAGCGAATAGGTCATGCAGGCATCTTCGGCTGTACCGAAGTGCGCCAACCGAGGCGGCAGATAGAGCATGTCGCCAGGCTCGAGCACCCATTCGTCGGTCCCTTGGAAGTCCGCGAGGATGCGCAGATCGGCGTGCGGCAACAGCGGACTGTCGCTGTCGCACATCTGGCCGACTCGCCAGCGACGCTGGCCCTGGGCTTGCAAAAGGAATACGTCGTAGTTGTCGTAATGCGGTCCAACACCACCGCCCGGTGCCGCGAAGCTGATCATGACATCGTCGATCCGCCAGTTCGGCAGGAAGCGAAAGTGCTCGATGAGGTCGGCGACCTCGGGGACCAGCTGGTCGACCGCCTGGACCAGCAGCGTCCAGTCGCGTTCTGGCAGATTCTGGTAAGTATCTTCGCCGAATGGCCCGCGGTGCAGTTCCCAAGGGCTGTCGCCATGCTCGATGACCAGTCGCGACTCGACTTCTTCTTCCAGCGAGAGGCCAGCCAGTTCGTCAGGCGATACCGGGCTTTCGAACGAAGGGATTGCCTGGCGAATCAGCAACGGCTTTTTCTGCCAGTAATCGCGCAGGAACTCGCGTGCGCTGATGCCGCCGAGAATTTGCAAAGGAATATCGGAAGTCATGCCTGTTACCTTGCCCTGCTACAGGGCTGCAAATAAAAACGCCCGGCACAGCCGGGCGTGCAATAGGGGAGATCGCTCAGATCCGCTTGGCCTGGGCGGCGGCGTTACCGATGTAGCCGGCCGGGGTCATCTGGCGTAGCGCGGCCTTGGCTTCAGCGGGGATTTCGAGACCGTCAATGAACGTCTGCAGCGCCTCGGGGCTGATGCCCTTGCCGCGTGTCAGCTCCTTGAGCTTCTCGTAAGGGTTTTCAATGGCGTAGCGACGCATGACGGTCTGGATCGGCTCGGCCAGTACTTCCCAGCAGGCGTCGAGGTCTTCGGCCAGGCGTGCTTCGTTGAGCTCCAGTTTGCCAATGCCCTTGAGGCTCGCCTCATAGGCGATGACGCTGTGCGCGATACCAACGCCCAGGTTGCGCAGAACAGTGGAGTCAGTCAGGTCCCGCTGCCAGCGGGAAATGGGCAGCTTGCTCGCCAGATGCTGGAGCAGCGCATTGGCGATCCCCAAGTTGCCTTCGGAGTTCTCGAAGTCGATCGGATTGACCTTGTGTGGCATGGTCGACGAGCCGATCTCGCCCGCGACGGTGCGCTGCTTGAAGTAGCCCAGCGAGATGTAGCCCCAGATATCCCGATCGAAATCGATAAGAATCGTGTTGAAGCGCGCCACCGCGTCGAACAGCTCGGCGATGTAGTCGTGAGGCTCGATCTGGGTGGTATAGGGATTCCACGACAGGCCTAGATCGTTCTCGATGAACTCGCGCGCGTTGGCTTCCCAGTCGACGTTCGGATAAGCCGAGAGATGCGCATTGTAGTTGCCCACGGCGCCGTTGATCTTGCCCAGCAGCGGTACCGCGGCAACCTGAGCGATCTGTCGTTCGAGCCGGTAAACCACGTTTGCCAGCTCTTTGCCTAGGGTCGTCGGCGAGGCAGGTTGGCCGTGGGTGCGGGACAGCATCGGGACCTCGGCATGCGCGACAGCCAGGGCGCGGATGGCGTCCGCCAGTTGACGCATCAGCGGTAGCAGCACCTCGTCACGGCCCTCGCGCAGCATCAGTGCATGCGAGAGGTTGTTGATGTCTTCGCTGGTGCAGGCGAAGTGGATGAACTCGTTCACTTTGGCCAGTTCGGGCAGCTGCTTGGCCTGCTCCTTGAGCAGGTACTCCACCGCTTTCACATCGTGATTGGTGGTGCGCTCGAACGCTTTGACCCGCTCGGCGTGCTCGATCTGAAAGTTTTCTGCCAACTGATTCAGCAGGGCATTGGCTTCGTCCGAGAAGGGCGCGACTTCTGGAATTCCGGTGTGTGCGGCCAGACGCTGCAACCAGCGAACTTCAACCTGAACGCGGCAGCGAATCAGACCGAATTCGCTGAAAATGGGGCGCAGAGCGCTGGTTTTGCCGGCGTAGCGGCCATCGACAGGGGAAACCGCGGTGAGCGAGGAAAGCTGCATAGAGGGCATTCTCGGACAGTCGAGCAACGAAAAGAGGGCCGAGATTATACATGAAAGCGGGCCGGTTTCCTCCGCTTTGACTGGCTCAGTTGCGTCGCGGCGCTTGCTTCATTCCGTGCGCAGCATGACGTAAAGCGCGTCGAGCAACCGACGCCGGCTAAAGACCATTTGCCACCGATGGCCGCCCAGCTGGCGCCAGAGCCGCGCGGCGCGAATGCCGGCCAGCAGAAGCGCACGAATCTTGGCCGCGTTGTCGGTTTGCTGCAGATGCCGCATGTCGCCTTGCACCTGGATGCGTTGGCGAAAGGTGCTGAGCGTGTCCTGATAGAGGCCGCCGAACGAGGCGATCACGTTTTCGTGAGTCACTCCAAAATGGTCGACCTGCTGTTGGATCTGGTCCAGCCGGTTGCCGATGACCTGCAGCATGTCGCTGCGTTTATCCAGCTGCCGCTCCAAACCGATCATGGCAAGCGCATAGCGCAGGGGCTCGCGCTGCAGGCTGCTGGTATCACGCTCGAGCGCGCCGACCAGCGCCCGGTAACCATCGCGCAGGTTCAGGTCATCGCCACCATAGATTTCAAGCGCCGGCTTGCTCTCGCGTACCAGCAAGCTGCCCAGCATGCTGCCGAGTGCTGCGTTGGGGGCTTGACCGGTTCGGGCGATGCGATCGACCAGTACCGCCGCTTCGAATACCGCACCCAGGGCAATCAGCTGTTCCTGCTGCGGTGTCATGGTCGAGCTCCGGAAACCCAGCGCTCAGCCGCTTCGATCACGCCTCCGCCGAGACAGACATCGCCGTCATAGAACACCACCGACTGCCCGGGAGTCACCGCGCGTTGAGGCTCGTCGAAAACGACTCGATAGCCATCGACAGTTCGCTCTAGCGTGCACGCTTGGTCAGATTGGCGATAGCGCACCTTGGCTGTCAGACGCAAGGGTGCGGACAACTCGATCGGATTGACCCAATAGATATCGGAGGCCAGCAAGGCGCGGGAAAGCAGCCAGGGATGGTCATTGCCTTGCCCGACAATCAGGACATTGCGTTCGAGGTCTTTGCTCAACACATACCAGGGTTCGTCGCCCGCGTCCTTGAGACCGCCGATGCCCAGCCCCTGACGCTGGCCAATGGTGTGATACATGAGGCCATGGTGGCGACCGATGACGTCGCCTTCCACGGTTTCAATGTCGCCGGGCTGAGCCGGTAGGTATTGCTTGAGAAAATCGCTGAAACGGCGCTCGCCGATGAAACAGATGCCAGTGGAATCTTTCTTCTTGGCCGTGGCGAGGCCATGTTTCTCGGCAAGGGCACGGACCGCCGGCTTTTCCAGTTCGCCGACAGGAAACAGGGTCTTGCTCAACTGCTCGCCGCCTACGGCGTGGAGAAAGTAGCTCTGGTCCTTGTTGGGGTCGAGCCCCTTGAGCAGCTCGCTGCGCCCATCGTGGTCATGGCGGCGTACATAGTGTCCCGTCGCGATCAGGTCAGCGCCCAGCGTCAGGGCGTAGTCCAGGAATGCCTTGAACTTGATTTCACGGTTGCAGAGGATGTCCGGGTTCGGGGTCCGTCCGGCCTTGTACTCGGCAAGGAAATGCTCGAACACGTTATCCCAATATTCAGCGGCGAAGTTCGCCGTATGCAGCGCAATCCCGATCCGATCGCACACCGCTTGGGCGTCAGCCAGGTCCTCACGTGCCGTGCAGTACTCGGTGCCGTCATCCTCTTCCCAGTTCTTCATGAACAGGCCTTCGACCTGATACCCCTGCTCGAGTAGAAGCAGAGCGGAGACCGATGAGTCGACTCCGCCGGACATGCCGACAATGACGCGAGGTTTTCGAGGGGCAGGGGATGTTGAGGCGGGCATAGATAGTCGAAGTCAACTGCAAAAAAAGGGATTCTAACAGGCCGGTCAAGTGAGCGGTTAGGGCGGATCAGTCGCGAACGACCGCCAGGTCAAATGTCTTGCCCGATAGGTAGTCATCGATGCAGCGCATTATCAGCTCGCTTCGCCAACGTTCCGGTTGAGCGACCAACTCATCACGAGTCATCCAGTGCGCGCCCACGATGCCTTCGTCGAGTTCGCGCTGCGGATCGTGCTCGAGTGGCGCGGCGATGAAGCAGACACGCTGATAGGTCACGCCGTTGCTCGGCGCGGTATAGAGATAGACCCCGACCACGCCACGCAGCTCGACGGTCCAGCCGGTTTCTTCGAGCGTCTCGCGCACAGCCGCCTGGCGCAGTGTCTCGTCGGGCTCGAGATGTCCGGCCGGTTGGTTCAGTACCAGCCGGCCGCCTTTGCTTTCTTCGACCATGAGAAAGCGGCCATCTGCTTCGACGATCGTCGCAACGGTGATATGAGGGTGCCAAGTCATGTTTTGGGCCTTCCTGCGTTAAACGGCAAAAGTATCGTTCGCGTGTGGCGAAAACGGAAAACCCCGGCATGGGCCGGGGTTTCGCATGGACCAAACGTCGGTCTACGTCAGCTGATCAAGCCAATGCGGCGAGCGCGGCGTTGAAGGTCGCGCTGGGACGCATGACCCGGCTGGTCAGCTCCGGGTTGGAGCGGTAGTAGCCGCCGATATCAACCGGCTTGCCTTGCACCGCTGCCAATTCGGCGGTGATGGCTTCTTCGTTGTCGGCCAACTGCTTGGCCAGCGGTGCGAAGCGAGCCTGCAACTCCAGGTCCTCGGTCTGCGCTGCCAGCTCTTGCGCCCAGTAAAGCGCCAGGTAGAAGTGGCTGCCCCGGTTATCGAGCTCACCGGTGCGACGAGACGGCGACTTGTTGGTATCGAGCAGCTTGCCTGTCGCGGCATCGAGCGTCTTGCCGAGCAGCTTGGCCTTGAGGTTGTCCGTCTTGATGCCGGTTTCCTCCAGCGACACGGCCAGCGCGAGGAACTCGCCAAGGGAATCCCAGCGGAGATGGTTCTCTTCGATCAGCTGCTGCACGTGTTTAGGGGCGGAACCACCAGCACCGGTTTCGTACATGCCGCCGCCCGCCATCAGCGGAACGATGGACAGCATCTTCGCCGAAGTGCCCAGTTCCATGATCGGGAAGAGGTCGGTGAGGTAGTCGCGCAGCACGTTGCCGGTTACCGAAATGGTGTCTTGCCCACGAATCATGCGCTCCATGCTGACACGAATGGCTTCGTTGTAACCCATGATGCGGATATCCAGGCCGCTCAGGTCGTGATCCTTGAGGTAGGTTTCGACCTTGTTCTGCAGCTGGCGATCATGCGCGCGCTCCGGATCGAGCCAGAAAATCGCCGGCGTGTTCGACTGACGGGCGCGGGTAACGGCCAGCTTGACCCAGTCGCGGATCGGGGCGTCCTTGGTCTGGCAGGCGCGCCAGATGTCGCCTTTCTCGACTTCGTGCTGCATCAGCACGGTGCCGTCAGCCAGCACGACGCGCATGGTGCCGTCGGCGTGCATCTCGAAGGTTTTGTCGTGCGAACCGTATTCTTCGGCTTTTTGTGCCATCAAGCCAACGTTAGGCACGCTGCCCATGGTGACCGGGTCAAAGGCACCGTTGGTTTTGCAGAAATTGATCATTTCCTGGTAGATGCGAGCGTAGGTGCTCTCCGGCATCACCGCTTTGGTGTCCTTCTGCTTGCCATCCTTGCCCCACATCTGTCCGGAGTTGCGGATCATCGCCGGCATGGAGGCGTCGACGATCACGTCGCTCGGGATGTGCAGGTTGGTGATGCCTTTGACGGAATCGACCATGGCCATTTCCGGGCGTTCGGCATAGCAGGCATGGATGTCGTGGAGGATTTCTTCCTGCTGTGAATCGGGCAGGCTCTTGATCTTGTCGTAGACGCTGCTCAAGCCGTTGTTGGGATTGACGCCCAGCTCTTTGAACAGATCGCCGTACTTGTCGAACACGTCCTTGTAATAGACGCTGACGGCATGGCCGAACACGATCGGGTGGGAGATTTTCATCATCGTCGCTTTGACGTGCAGTGACCACATCACACCGGTTGCCTTGCAGTCCTGCAGCGTTTCTTCGAAGAAGGCGCGCAGTTTCTTGCAGCTCATGAACATGCCATCGAGCACTTCGCCTTCCTGCAGAGAAAGCGACTTCTTCACTTCGACCTGGCCGTCTTTGCCAACGAACTCGATACGGACGTCGCCCGCTTTGTCCATGGTGATGGATTGCTCGCTGGAGAAGAAATCGCCGCCGCGCATGTAATCTGCGTGCGACTGGGAGGCCTTGCTCCACTTGCCCATCGAGTGCGGATGCTTGCGGGCGAAGGCCTTCACGGCGGCGGGTGCGCGGCGATCGGAGTTGCCTTCGCGCAGTACCGGGTTCACGGCACTGCCGAGTACCTTGCTATAGCGCGCGCGGACGTCTTTCTCGGCGTCGGTTTTCGGATCTTCGGGATAGTTGGGAATGTTGTAGCCGAGCGCCTGGAGCTCCGCGATGGCCGCCTTGAGCTGGGGTACAGAGGCGCTGATATTGGGCAGCTTGATAATGTTCGCATCGGGCTGGTTGGTCAGCTCGGCGAGCTTGGCCAGGTCGTCGTCGACTGCTTTGTCAGCGGCCAGCTGATCGGCAAAGCTTGCAAGAATCCGCCCTGCAAGAGAGATGTCACGTGTTTCGACGGCTATATCAGCAGAGGCGGCAAAGGCTTCTACAATGGGGAGAAGCGAGTAGGTGGCCAGAGCCGGGGCTTCGTCGGTGAAGGTATAAATGATCTTCGAGCGGGTGGACATGTAGTGTTGACTCTCTCTTGCTGAGCGTGCACAGAGCCTCGAGTGCGCAGGTAGGCGCGCTGGCTGGTGTTGCGCCAGTTACGAAGCTCGCCGCGATGATGTTGGTTGCAGCACCACTAGAGTGTTGAGCGTTCGAACCGTCCGGCCGCGGTGGGCAGCCTGGCGGTTTCAGGAGCAAGCCCCCCGAGGGAGAGCCATTGCCCCTTCATGACTCGTTAGTCACCTAAGCAGTATATCACCGCAGCCCGTTGTCGAAGAATGCCCGAGCCATACGACGAACGAACATATGGTTTCGGCCGATTCAACTGGGGTACTCTTTGAAGATGACCACTGTTTAATGTTTAACCACAAAACGGAGTCCAGCATGGGATACCAAAAGATCCAGGTGCCTGCCAGCGGTGACAAAATCACCGTCAATGCCGATAACACCCTGAATGTCCCCAACAATCCGATCATCCCTTATATAGAAGGTGACGGCATTGGCGTGGACATCAGTCCGGTGATGATCAAAGTGGTCGATGCCGCCGTCGAGAAAGCATACGGTGGCCAGCGCAAAATCTCCTGGATGGAGATCTACGCCGGAGAGAAAGCGACCCAAGTCTACGATCAGGATACCTGGCTGCCGAAGGAAACCCTGGAGGCCGTGCGTGATTACGTCGTTTCCATCAAGGGCCCTTTGACCACGCCAGTCGGCGGTGGCATTCGCTCGCTGAACGTCGCGCTGCGTCAGGAGCTCGATCTTTATGTATGCCAGCGTCCCGTTCGTTGGTTCACCGGTGTGCCCAGTCCGGTGAAGAAGCCGGCTGACGTGGACATGGTGATCTTCCGTGAGAATTCCGAAGACATCTATGCCGGTGTCGAATGGAAGGCAGGCTCCCCTGAGGCGGAGAAAGTCATCAAGTTCCTCACCGAAGAAATGGGCGTCAAGAAGATTCGCTTCACGGAAAACTGCGGTATCGGCATCAAGCCGGTCTCGCTCGAAGGGACCAAACGCCTGGTTCGCAAGGCTCTGCAATACGCGGTGGATAACAATCGCAGCTCGGTTACGCTGGTGCACAAGGGCAACATCATGAAGTTCACCGAGGGTGCCTTCAAAGAATGGGGCTACGAGGTGGCGCGTGACGAGTTCGGTGCTGAGCTGCTCGACGGCGGCCCCTGGATGCAGTTCAAGAATCCAACGACCGGCAAGAACATCGTCGTGAAAGACGCCATTGCCGACGCCATGCTGCAGCAAATTCTTCTGCGTCCCGCCGAGTACGATGTGATCGCTACGCTCAACCTCAACGGTGATTATCTGTCCGATGCACTCGCGGCGGAGGTGGGCGGCATCGGTATCGCGCCAGGTGCCAACCTGTCCGACACGGTCGCCATGTTCGAGGCAACGCACGGCACGGCGCCCAAATATGCTGGCCAGGACAAGGTAAACCCTGGTTCGCTGATCCTTTCGGCAGAGATGATGCTGCGCCACATGGGGTGGGTAGAAGCAGCGGATCTGATTATCAAATCGACCGAGAGCGCGATCGCGGCCAAGACGGTGACCTATGACTTCGAGCGCCTGATGGAG
This DNA window, taken from Stutzerimonas stutzeri, encodes the following:
- a CDS encoding NADP-dependent isocitrate dehydrogenase, which produces MSTRSKIIYTFTDEAPALATYSLLPIVEAFAASADIAVETRDISLAGRILASFADQLAADKAVDDDLAKLAELTNQPDANIIKLPNISASVPQLKAAIAELQALGYNIPNYPEDPKTDAEKDVRARYSKVLGSAVNPVLREGNSDRRAPAAVKAFARKHPHSMGKWSKASQSHADYMRGGDFFSSEQSITMDKAGDVRIEFVGKDGQVEVKKSLSLQEGEVLDGMFMSCKKLRAFFEETLQDCKATGVMWSLHVKATMMKISHPIVFGHAVSVYYKDVFDKYGDLFKELGVNPNNGLSSVYDKIKSLPDSQQEEILHDIHACYAERPEMAMVDSVKGITNLHIPSDVIVDASMPAMIRNSGQMWGKDGKQKDTKAVMPESTYARIYQEMINFCKTNGAFDPVTMGSVPNVGLMAQKAEEYGSHDKTFEMHADGTMRVVLADGTVLMQHEVEKGDIWRACQTKDAPIRDWVKLAVTRARQSNTPAIFWLDPERAHDRQLQNKVETYLKDHDLSGLDIRIMGYNEAIRVSMERMIRGQDTISVTGNVLRDYLTDLFPIMELGTSAKMLSIVPLMAGGGMYETGAGGSAPKHVQQLIEENHLRWDSLGEFLALAVSLEETGIKTDNLKAKLLGKTLDAATGKLLDTNKSPSRRTGELDNRGSHFYLALYWAQELAAQTEDLELQARFAPLAKQLADNEEAITAELAAVQGKPVDIGGYYRSNPELTSRVMRPSATFNAALAALA
- the icd gene encoding NADP-dependent isocitrate dehydrogenase yields the protein MGYQKIQVPASGDKITVNADNTLNVPNNPIIPYIEGDGIGVDISPVMIKVVDAAVEKAYGGQRKISWMEIYAGEKATQVYDQDTWLPKETLEAVRDYVVSIKGPLTTPVGGGIRSLNVALRQELDLYVCQRPVRWFTGVPSPVKKPADVDMVIFRENSEDIYAGVEWKAGSPEAEKVIKFLTEEMGVKKIRFTENCGIGIKPVSLEGTKRLVRKALQYAVDNNRSSVTLVHKGNIMKFTEGAFKEWGYEVARDEFGAELLDGGPWMQFKNPTTGKNIVVKDAIADAMLQQILLRPAEYDVIATLNLNGDYLSDALAAEVGGIGIAPGANLSDTVAMFEATHGTAPKYAGQDKVNPGSLILSAEMMLRHMGWVEAADLIIKSTESAIAAKTVTYDFERLMEGARLMSCSEFGDAMISHM